Proteins encoded within one genomic window of Patescibacteria group bacterium:
- a CDS encoding type II toxin-antitoxin system HicA family toxin: protein MKPITAKRLIAILLANGYKLVRQKGSHQIYRHKVFGIIVPVPLHG from the coding sequence ATGAAACCCATAACGGCTAAAAGATTAATTGCGATACTTTTGGCCAACGGTTATAAATTAGTTCGGCAAAAAGGCAGTCATCAAATTTATCGCCATAAAGTTTTTGGAATTATTGTTCCTGTGCCCTTGCATGGC